A window of the Lolium perenne isolate Kyuss_39 chromosome 7, Kyuss_2.0, whole genome shotgun sequence genome harbors these coding sequences:
- the LOC127311991 gene encoding NDR1/HIN1-like protein 10, with amino-acid sequence MGKASTVSSWLCCPCRCLFCGLLSCIFSVVACILVVVGLVAIALYLLFRPHLVHATADTADLAGFTLTPRTWILRYNLSVALSLRNPNTRIAIHYHSVAAEAYYQGQRFSHVDLPDVDQDTGETTVVPVAFAGEFPLEGGVAAAGFRKEAIEQARFSVDLKITAKMKLKVWAFRVSGPKPRIDCPLTIQRRNASSPPGAAPPEFHPTECRVWF; translated from the coding sequence ATGGGCAAGGCGAGCACGGTGTCGTCGTGGCTGTGCTGCCCGTGCCGGTGCCTCTTCTGCGGCCTCCTCAGCTGCATCTTCAGCGTCGTCGCCTgcatcctcgtcgtcgtcggcctCGTCGCCATCGCCCTCTACCTCCTCTTCCGGCCGCACCTCGTCCACGCCACCGCggacaccgccgacctcgccggcTTCACCCTCACACCGCGCACCTGGATCCTCCGCTACAACCTCTCCGTCGCGCTCTCCCTCCGCAACCCCAACACCCGCATCGCCATCCACTACCACTCCGTCGCAGCCGAGGCCTACTACCAGGGCCAGCGCTTCTCGCACGTCGACCTCCCGGACGTCGACCAGGACACCGGCGAGACCACGGTGGTGCCCGTGGCGTTCGCCGGGGAATTCCCGCTGGAGGGCGGCGTGGCCGCCGCGGGGTTCCGGAAGGAGGCCATCGAGCAGGCGCGGTTCTCCGTCGACCTCAAGATCACCGCCAAGATGAAGCTCAAGGTGTGGGCGTTCAGGGTGTCCGGCCCCAAGCCCAGGATCGACTGCCCGCTTACCATCCAGAGAAGGAACGCCTCCTCGCCACCCGGCGCCGCGCCTCCCGAGTTCCACCCCACAGAATGCCGCGTCTGGTTCTGA
- the LOC127313590 gene encoding transcription repressor OFP13, whose amino-acid sequence MVKKLGLASLIFSSSIKQVDSAAPTSAAPSSMASSSSMSASSWQWPSCKQPRTLSFRQHQQQQTAYKTMNSAYLPDSGADSCFSNSFASVDGSLSTASEAVSGLVEANERDTVIRALRSDRLFFEPHTSLDTSSILKKAKLKVKDDKGTSCSGTSSTDKKMAAFEGATAMTMDSSTPYSDFRASMEEMVMSHGAKDWRWLEEMLRWYLRANGKSTHGLIIGAFVDLLVALSDTNLPSSPTSASTNRSFLSGTDEIKEEESCTQSS is encoded by the coding sequence ATGGTCAAGAAGCTTGGCCTCGCATCTCTTATCTTCAGCAGCAGCATCAAGCAGGTGGACAGTGCTGCCCCTACAAGCGCCGCACCTTCCTCCATGGCCTCGTCTTCTTCCATGTCTGCCTCCTCCTGGCAATGGCCGTCCTGCAAGCAGCCAAGGACCCTCTCCTTCAGGCAGCATCAGCAGCAGCAGACGGCGTACAAGACTATGAACTCCGCCTACTTGCCAGACTCTGGCGCCGACTCCTGCTTCTCCAACTCTTTCGCCTCCGTCGACGGCAGCCTCTCCACAGCGTCCGAGGCTGTCTCGGGGCTCGTGGAGGCCAACGAGCGTGATACGGTCATCCGTGCGCTGCGTTCCGACCGCCTCTTCTTTGAGCCGCACACATCgctggacacctcctccatactcaAGAAGGCCAAGCTGAAGGTGAAGGACGACAAGGGCACCAGCTGCTCTGGCACCAGCAGCACAGACAAGAAGATGGCGGCGTTCGAGGGAGCCACGGCTATGACCATGGACTCATCGACCCCGTACAGCGACTTCCGGGCGTCCATGGAAGAGATGGTGATGAGCCATGGCGCGAAGGACTGGCGGTGGCTGGAGGAGATGCTGCGGTGGTACCTCAGGGCCAACGGCAAGAGCACCCACGGCCTCATCATCGGGGCCTTTGTCGACCTGCTCGTCGCGCTCAGCGACACCAACTTGCCGTCCTCTCCAACCTCAGCCAGTACCAACCGCTCCTTCTTGAGCGGCACCGATGAGATCAAGGAAGAAGAAAGCTGCACACAGAGCAGTTAA